Within the [Enterobacter] lignolyticus SCF1 genome, the region ACATTTGCTGGAGCAGGCCTTGCTTCCAGGTTTTCAACTTGTCCAGTTCTGCTTTTTTGACGGCGATTTTATCGTCAAGAGCAGAGAGGAAGTTGGCGATTTTGCTTTGTTCTTCCAGACATGGATAGAAAACAAATGTTGATGAAATGGTATCCCAATCAGCTCGTGGCATTTTAGAACCTGTTGATTTATTAGCTAGATTAATAAAAAAATCAGTCTGAATAAATTGGTACAAATAAGAGTTGTTTATTAAAATCCCCTTGAAAACCCAAATTTCAGAAGAACATACGCCATCAAAAGTAGCTAATATGTATTTTCTGAGATACGGACGTAGTTTCCCGAAAAGAACATCTCCTTTTTTAAATACATTCTTTATGCTTTGCTGCTGTGTTGAATCCAACGTGGTTAATAACTGCCCATCCCTCTGCGAAATACAGTCCATTTCGATGCAAGGATAATTTATCCCACTTAGGGGATTGTATTTTTTACTTTTATTAGAGAATAAAGATGAGATTTCATCGTAATTCCACTCAGGAAACTCTTCCCCATTCTCATCTTTAAACCGTAATTCCTGATTAAAAATCTTCTGCATCATGCCTTTTTTGTACTGGCATAGCAGGTCGTACTGCTGGTTCAGTAACGTGATTTTATCGTCAACCGAGGAAAGAAAATCAGCGATTTTGGTTTGTTCATCATATTGGCAAAGGGGGATTTTTATTTTCCCTATTTCTTTTAGGGATAAAAAAGGTTGGGCTCCACCAGAGGTTAGCTCATGAAATAATTTTTTAGCATTTTTTCTTTGAACCTGAAGCAAATAAAAAGGATATATTTTGTTTTTATTAG harbors:
- a CDS encoding restriction endonuclease subunit S, translating into MVPKLRFGGFKEEWTMTLLSKLATKITDGTHDTPDTTSEGVPYLTAIHVKDGYIDYKNCYYLDKLTHSFIYKRCNPEKNDLLIVNIGAGTGTCALNTVDYEFSLKNVALVKPNKNKIYPFYLLQVQRKNAKKLFHELTSGGAQPFLSLKEIGKIKIPLCQYDEQTKIADFLSSVDDKITLLNQQYDLLCQYKKGMMQKIFNQELRFKDENGEEFPEWNYDEISSLFSNKSKKYNPLSGINYPCIEMDCISQRDGQLLTTLDSTQQQSIKNVFKKGDVLFGKLRPYLRKYILATFDGVCSSEIWVFKGILINNSYLYQFIQTDFFINLANKSTGSKMPRADWDTISSTFVFYPCLEEQSKIANFLSALDDKIAVKKAELDKLKTWKQGLLQQMFV